The Corynebacterium simulans genome contains a region encoding:
- a CDS encoding NADPH-dependent FMN reductase encodes MAKIGIVLGSTRDDRAGEAIANWVGDLAKGRNTGVEYEVIDLKAFNVPIMTTSVIPMAANKSYDDANVQAWSDAIDSCDGYVFVTPEYNHSVPGPFKNAFDSLGAEWVNKSIAFVGYSFSGGIRAVEAWRLAVANFSMKQLRTQVEVNLITDMNEGAFAPADFKIGLVDNMLAELEDSIAS; translated from the coding sequence ATGGCAAAGATTGGCATCGTTCTCGGCTCTACTCGCGACGATCGTGCAGGCGAGGCAATCGCAAACTGGGTTGGTGACTTGGCTAAAGGCCGCAACACCGGCGTTGAATACGAAGTAATTGATCTCAAGGCATTCAACGTTCCGATCATGACCACCTCCGTCATCCCGATGGCGGCGAACAAGAGCTATGACGACGCCAACGTTCAGGCTTGGTCCGATGCCATCGATTCTTGCGATGGCTACGTCTTTGTCACCCCTGAGTACAACCACTCCGTGCCGGGTCCGTTCAAGAACGCCTTCGATTCCTTGGGCGCCGAGTGGGTAAACAAGTCCATCGCTTTCGTGGGGTACAGCTTCTCCGGCGGCATTCGCGCAGTTGAGGCATGGCGCCTGGCAGTGGCTAACTTCTCCATGAAGCAGCTGCGCACTCAGGTAGAGGTCAACCTCATCACCGACATGAACGAGGGCGCCTTCGCGCCAGCTGACTTCAAGATTGGCCTCGTTGACAACATGCTGGCTGAGCTTGAGGATTCCATCGCGAGCTAG
- the betA gene encoding choline dehydrogenase: protein MGFMDKLTKKRSAKKVTDEVSDVVVVGGGSAGSVIAERLTEDKNTRVLVLEAGRNDSLWDLFVHMPSAFSFPIGAKNYDWMYESEPEPEMNGRRIYHARGKLLGGSSSVNGMIYQRGNPMDYEKWAKNPGMENWDFAHCLPYFNRMENAAAAEDNDPRRGHDGPLYLSRGPATSELFQALFKSVQQAGYHLTNDVNGYRQEGFAPFDRNIKHGKRWSAARAYLHPNLDRENLEVRTRAFTTKVLFEGQKAVGVEYEWKGGVHRVFAEKIVLSAGAINTPQLLQVSGVGDEELLRKHGIDVVKHLPGVGENLQDHLEVYIQYETTKSTASSQPYLDKWRWPFMGLQWILTKKGPVATSHFEGGGFVRSNENEEYPNLMFHFLPMAVRYDGQKADVKHGFQWHVGPMFSDTKGHVRIKSADIHEKPEILFNYLKTDQDRREWVEAVRVARSLLDTEAMAEVGAREFSPGPDVQTDEEILEWVRNDGETALHPSCTTKMGSKDDPMAVVDPETMQVWGIEGLYIADAGVFPSVTNGNIYSPTMMVGEKAADLIAGKKPLAPLNDVTWYKAGEDMPLYAPGEAVRDHKQAVKGAY, encoded by the coding sequence ATGGGTTTTATGGACAAGCTGACCAAGAAGCGTTCCGCTAAGAAGGTCACCGATGAAGTAAGCGACGTAGTCGTCGTTGGCGGTGGCTCCGCAGGCTCCGTCATCGCCGAACGCCTGACCGAAGACAAGAACACTCGTGTGCTGGTCCTTGAGGCCGGACGCAACGATTCCCTGTGGGATCTCTTCGTCCACATGCCTTCCGCATTCTCTTTCCCGATTGGTGCAAAGAACTACGACTGGATGTACGAATCCGAGCCGGAGCCAGAGATGAATGGCCGCCGCATCTACCACGCCCGTGGCAAGCTGCTGGGTGGCTCTTCTTCCGTCAACGGCATGATTTACCAGCGTGGCAACCCCATGGACTACGAGAAGTGGGCCAAGAACCCGGGCATGGAAAACTGGGACTTCGCGCACTGCCTGCCTTATTTCAACCGCATGGAAAACGCCGCCGCGGCAGAAGATAACGATCCGCGCCGCGGCCACGACGGCCCGCTCTACCTTTCCCGCGGTCCTGCAACCAGCGAGCTCTTCCAGGCCCTGTTCAAGTCCGTGCAGCAGGCCGGCTACCACCTGACCAACGACGTTAACGGTTACCGCCAGGAAGGCTTTGCTCCTTTCGACCGCAACATCAAGCACGGCAAGCGCTGGTCCGCCGCGCGTGCATACCTGCACCCGAACCTAGACCGCGAGAACCTCGAGGTTCGTACTCGCGCTTTTACCACCAAGGTTCTCTTCGAAGGCCAGAAGGCCGTCGGCGTGGAATACGAGTGGAAGGGCGGCGTCCACCGCGTATTCGCCGAGAAGATCGTCCTTTCCGCTGGCGCCATCAACACCCCGCAGCTGCTGCAGGTCTCCGGTGTCGGTGACGAGGAGTTGCTGCGCAAGCACGGAATCGACGTCGTCAAGCACCTGCCAGGCGTGGGCGAGAACCTGCAGGATCACCTCGAGGTCTACATCCAGTACGAGACCACCAAGTCCACCGCTTCTTCCCAGCCTTACCTGGACAAGTGGCGCTGGCCATTTATGGGCCTGCAGTGGATTCTCACCAAGAAGGGCCCGGTTGCAACCTCCCACTTCGAGGGTGGCGGATTCGTTCGTTCCAACGAGAACGAGGAATACCCGAACCTGATGTTCCACTTCCTGCCGATGGCAGTGCGCTACGACGGCCAGAAGGCCGACGTCAAGCACGGCTTCCAGTGGCACGTTGGCCCGATGTTCTCCGATACCAAGGGCCATGTCCGCATCAAGAGCGCCGATATCCACGAAAAGCCGGAGATTCTCTTCAACTACCTGAAGACCGACCAGGATCGCCGCGAGTGGGTCGAGGCAGTGCGCGTTGCGCGTTCTCTGCTGGACACCGAAGCCATGGCTGAGGTGGGCGCCCGCGAGTTCAGCCCGGGCCCTGACGTGCAGACCGACGAGGAGATCCTCGAATGGGTACGTAACGACGGTGAGACCGCACTGCACCCGTCGTGCACCACCAAGATGGGTTCCAAGGATGACCCAATGGCGGTTGTGGATCCAGAAACCATGCAGGTCTGGGGCATTGAGGGCCTCTACATCGCTGATGCTGGCGTCTTCCCGTCCGTGACCAACGGCAACATCTACTCGCCAACGATGATGGTGGGCGAGAAGGCCGCCGATCTGATTGCCGGAAAGAAGCCTTTGGCACCGCTTAACGACGTAACCTGGTACAAGGCTGGCGAGGATATGCCGCTGTACGCCCCAGGCGAGGCAGTGCGCGATCACAAGCAGGCCGTAAAGGGTGCTTACTAG
- a CDS encoding TSUP family transporter — protein MELLDLGFSGWAILTSGAAVAGWIDAVIGGGGLVLIPLIMAVAPQLAPATALATNKVAAVSGTASAAVTMVRKVRPPAGELVRLSLVALVCSGIGAGAAAMIDKDVMRPLIIVLMVCAGAFVAFRPSFGTNESEGIRGGWRTWAALAAVACIAFYDGIFGPGTGMFLIMAFTGIFSQNFLKSAAMAKVVNTCTNVGALCVFILGGHVIWALALVLAVANVIGAQLGARTVLGGGTKLIRYALLTLVVVMSIYLGIQQWGPTSAF, from the coding sequence ATGGAGTTGTTGGACCTGGGATTTAGCGGTTGGGCAATTTTGACGTCAGGAGCTGCGGTAGCGGGATGGATCGATGCCGTCATTGGCGGCGGGGGACTCGTATTAATTCCGCTCATCATGGCGGTGGCACCGCAACTGGCGCCGGCGACGGCGCTGGCCACGAATAAAGTTGCGGCAGTCTCGGGCACGGCCTCGGCTGCAGTGACGATGGTGCGCAAGGTTCGGCCACCGGCGGGGGAGCTTGTCCGCTTAAGCCTGGTAGCGCTGGTGTGCTCCGGCATCGGCGCGGGCGCTGCGGCGATGATTGATAAGGACGTGATGCGCCCGCTGATTATCGTGTTGATGGTCTGCGCCGGTGCCTTCGTGGCCTTTCGCCCCAGCTTTGGCACGAATGAAAGCGAAGGCATCCGTGGCGGATGGCGCACGTGGGCTGCGTTGGCAGCGGTGGCCTGCATCGCTTTCTATGACGGCATCTTTGGCCCCGGCACCGGCATGTTTCTCATCATGGCGTTTACGGGCATCTTCTCCCAGAACTTCCTCAAGTCAGCGGCGATGGCGAAGGTGGTCAACACCTGCACGAACGTCGGCGCGCTCTGCGTGTTCATCTTGGGAGGGCACGTCATTTGGGCGCTGGCCCTAGTCTTGGCCGTGGCTAACGTCATTGGCGCGCAGCTCGGTGCCCGCACGGTCCTAGGCGGCGGCACCAAGCTGATTCGTTATGCTCTGCTTACCCTCGTGGTGGTGATGAGCATCTACCTGGGCATCCAGCAGTGGGGGCCTACATCCGCTTTTTAG
- the betT gene encoding choline BCCT transporter BetT — MANFDPHDPEESHTSSKVPQEGGKNTSLATPSGEPKKRSPRYQVRALVGSYKAETGDAVGADQVPAPKTNWPVFIISGVLIIAMALYAGLGRDSAAETLASVTGWIGHNLGWFYVLTATIAVVFVLYIAFSNAGNIRLGPDHSRPKFNTFSWASMLFAAGIGVDLMFFAVAEPVTMYVTPPVGEGENMEAAKEAVVWAMFHYGITGWALYALMGMAFGYFAYRLNMPLAIRSALYPLIGKRVHGPVGDAVDIAAMLGTVFGVTASLGIGVVQLSYGFHLIFGIEQGLGLQSALIIIAVAIATLSAVSGVDKGIRFLSELNVYLAIALMVYVVVFGKTAYLFDAIVTNIGDYVSKFPSWTMETFAFAEDQANVDTWMQSWTLFFWAWWIAWATFVGLFLARISRGRTLRQFIFGVLTFPFLFILMWMSFFGNTALDMVRSGEYPDFAEAAINTPEQGFYDMLAEFPGASIVIFLTTFIGLLLYITSADSGALVMSNFTSKITDSRQDGPKWMRIFWSVTVGALTLALLQIDGITTVQSATVVMGLPFAFVVYLIMFSLWKSLRLENVQREARTTAMHGVISSRTEREPANADLWKNRLDRANTFPSKQEMDTYLRETATYALQQVATHMRTRGYDAILLTSELPDVELPQLDLEVKLHNERMFRYQLFPVAAERPDFSAGEGDEYYRLEVYDMTGSLGYDVYGYSENQIINNVLDLYERHLAFLYMQQTQPGDSDVSDGAEPERTWREDS; from the coding sequence ATGGCTAACTTTGACCCTCACGATCCTGAGGAGTCTCACACTTCAAGTAAAGTCCCCCAAGAAGGGGGTAAAAACACCTCTCTCGCAACCCCATCTGGAGAGCCCAAGAAGCGCAGCCCACGCTACCAAGTTCGTGCCCTCGTCGGCAGCTACAAGGCTGAAACCGGCGATGCCGTAGGCGCGGATCAGGTCCCTGCTCCCAAGACAAACTGGCCGGTATTTATCATCTCCGGCGTCCTCATTATTGCCATGGCGCTCTATGCCGGGCTCGGCCGCGATTCCGCGGCGGAAACCCTCGCCAGCGTCACCGGCTGGATCGGCCACAACCTCGGCTGGTTCTATGTCCTCACCGCCACCATCGCCGTGGTCTTCGTGCTCTATATTGCCTTTTCCAATGCCGGCAATATCCGCCTCGGCCCGGACCACTCGCGGCCGAAATTCAACACCTTCTCTTGGGCGTCCATGCTCTTTGCCGCCGGCATCGGCGTGGACCTCATGTTCTTCGCTGTCGCAGAACCCGTGACCATGTACGTCACCCCACCGGTCGGGGAAGGCGAAAACATGGAGGCCGCCAAGGAGGCCGTGGTGTGGGCGATGTTCCACTACGGCATCACCGGTTGGGCGCTTTATGCACTGATGGGCATGGCCTTCGGTTACTTCGCCTACCGCCTCAATATGCCGCTGGCTATCCGCTCCGCGCTGTATCCGCTCATCGGCAAGCGCGTACACGGCCCAGTTGGTGATGCAGTCGATATCGCTGCCATGCTGGGCACCGTCTTCGGTGTGACCGCCTCCCTGGGCATCGGTGTGGTGCAGCTGTCCTACGGCTTCCACCTCATCTTCGGCATCGAGCAGGGCCTTGGTCTGCAGTCCGCTCTCATCATTATTGCGGTGGCCATTGCCACACTGTCGGCTGTATCCGGTGTGGATAAGGGCATTCGCTTCCTCTCCGAGCTGAACGTCTATTTGGCCATCGCGCTGATGGTCTACGTCGTGGTCTTTGGCAAGACCGCCTACCTCTTCGATGCCATCGTGACCAATATCGGTGACTACGTCTCGAAGTTCCCATCCTGGACCATGGAGACCTTCGCCTTCGCCGAAGACCAAGCCAACGTAGACACTTGGATGCAGTCCTGGACCCTCTTCTTCTGGGCATGGTGGATTGCCTGGGCTACCTTCGTCGGCCTGTTCCTCGCCCGTATTTCCCGCGGCCGCACCCTGCGGCAGTTCATCTTCGGCGTGCTGACCTTCCCCTTCCTGTTCATCCTGATGTGGATGTCCTTCTTCGGCAACACCGCTTTGGACATGGTTCGTTCCGGCGAATACCCCGACTTTGCCGAAGCCGCAATCAATACACCGGAGCAAGGCTTCTACGACATGCTGGCCGAGTTCCCCGGCGCATCCATCGTCATCTTCTTGACCACGTTCATCGGTCTGCTGCTCTACATCACCTCAGCCGACTCTGGTGCGCTGGTGATGTCCAACTTCACCTCGAAGATTACGGATAGCCGCCAGGACGGCCCGAAGTGGATGCGCATCTTCTGGTCCGTCACCGTGGGCGCACTAACCCTGGCGCTTTTGCAGATCGATGGCATCACCACAGTCCAGTCCGCCACCGTGGTCATGGGCCTGCCTTTCGCCTTCGTGGTCTACCTCATTATGTTCTCCCTGTGGAAGTCCCTGCGCCTAGAAAACGTGCAGCGCGAAGCCCGCACCACCGCTATGCACGGAGTGATTTCCTCCCGTACCGAGCGCGAACCGGCCAATGCCGACCTCTGGAAGAACCGCCTCGACCGGGCCAATACCTTCCCCTCTAAGCAGGAGATGGATACCTATTTGCGCGAAACCGCCACCTACGCCCTCCAGCAGGTGGCAACGCACATGCGTACCCGCGGCTACGACGCCATCTTGCTCACCAGTGAGCTTCCCGACGTCGAACTGCCCCAACTCGACCTAGAAGTAAAGCTGCACAATGAGCGCATGTTCCGCTACCAGCTTTTCCCGGTAGCGGCCGAGCGCCCCGATTTCAGCGCGGGCGAAGGCGACGAGTACTACCGCCTCGAGGTCTACGATATGACCGGTTCGCTGGGCTATGACGTCTACGGCTATTCCGAGAACCAAATCATCAATAACGTGCTGGACCTCTACGAGCGCCACCTGGCCTTCCTCTACATGCAGCAGACCCAGCCGGGTGACTCCGATGTCTCTGATGGCGCCGAGCCCGAGCGCACCTGGCGCGAAGATAGCTAA
- a CDS encoding ATP-dependent RNA helicase produces MFDLARIGAGLPVAETIDSLPKTGNIVVQAPPGTGKTTLVPPALANMDGKVIVTAPRRVAVRAAANRLQALSGQQIGYAVRGDSRKGQDVEFVTPGVLLRRLLKDPELTGVAAVAIDEVHERQLDTDLVLGMCLELAQLRDDFRVVAMSATVDAQRFSQLMDAPVHVTEAVTHPLDIHYRPAPGRASGDRDFYAHVARQAMGHTGSTLVFVPGVREVELVCKMLPEAYPLHGRQSTAEQDAALYTDADRIVVATSIAESSLTVPGVRTVVDAGLSRTPRRDAQRGMSGLVTVSTSKSSADQRAGRAGREAPGTVIRCYSQEDYQHFAPHITPEILSADLTQAALFLDCWGAGPDFPLLDQPPARALADAHRTLTAIGATPELATMPTDPRLGAALLKYGSQAAPAVAALSDSPRGDITRIAPAKREVQRLARLVPDKGSVDPSRVVAAAFPDQVAKRMGDDYLLASGTRARLLEDNGAAWLAVAEVSLSNAGNAIIRAFTRIDEEAALAAIGTTEEVTATLKDGKIRGRKVTRAGAIELSSTPIKVTGAAAEEALAAGIREQGLGLFSFSEKAQILRDRLRHLYRNYGAPWPDVEQADPAEWLGPELHQIAEGTPASAIDVYPALQRLLPWPEASKLDELAPERLPVPSGRDAKIDWSGERPVVSIKLQECFGLAESPVYCGHRVQFHLLSPAGRPLAVTDDLASFWAGPYQGVRADMRGRYPKHPWPEDPWTAPATAKTKKRM; encoded by the coding sequence ATGTTCGATCTCGCACGCATCGGCGCGGGCCTGCCCGTTGCCGAAACCATCGATAGCCTGCCCAAGACCGGAAACATAGTGGTGCAGGCCCCGCCTGGCACCGGCAAGACCACGCTAGTTCCGCCGGCCTTGGCAAACATGGATGGCAAAGTCATCGTCACTGCCCCACGCCGCGTCGCAGTCCGCGCGGCAGCCAACCGCCTCCAAGCGCTGTCCGGCCAGCAGATCGGCTACGCGGTGCGCGGTGATTCCCGCAAAGGTCAGGACGTAGAGTTCGTCACCCCGGGCGTGCTGCTGCGCCGCCTCCTTAAAGATCCCGAGCTCACCGGCGTTGCCGCAGTAGCCATCGACGAGGTTCACGAACGCCAGCTCGACACGGACTTGGTCCTTGGCATGTGTCTCGAATTGGCGCAGCTGCGCGACGATTTCCGCGTCGTCGCCATGTCCGCGACCGTTGATGCGCAGCGTTTCTCGCAGCTTATGGACGCCCCGGTTCATGTCACCGAGGCGGTCACTCATCCCCTCGATATTCACTATCGCCCAGCGCCTGGACGTGCTTCCGGCGACCGCGATTTTTATGCTCACGTAGCCCGCCAAGCCATGGGGCATACAGGTTCCACACTGGTCTTTGTCCCCGGCGTGCGCGAGGTGGAGCTGGTCTGCAAGATGCTGCCGGAGGCCTATCCGCTCCACGGTAGGCAGAGCACGGCTGAGCAGGATGCTGCGTTGTACACGGATGCCGATCGCATCGTTGTCGCGACATCCATCGCGGAATCCTCCCTGACGGTGCCCGGCGTGCGCACCGTGGTCGACGCTGGTCTCTCGCGCACCCCGCGCCGCGACGCCCAGCGCGGAATGTCCGGTCTGGTTACCGTATCCACCTCCAAGTCGAGCGCGGATCAGCGCGCCGGACGTGCAGGCCGTGAGGCCCCGGGTACCGTCATCCGCTGCTATTCCCAAGAGGATTACCAGCACTTTGCCCCGCACATCACCCCGGAGATCTTGAGCGCCGACCTCACTCAAGCCGCGCTATTCCTGGATTGCTGGGGCGCCGGTCCGGATTTCCCGTTGCTGGATCAGCCACCTGCACGCGCGCTTGCCGACGCCCACCGTACCCTCACCGCGATTGGCGCCACCCCGGAGCTCGCGACCATGCCTACCGACCCACGCCTCGGGGCTGCACTTTTGAAATACGGCTCCCAAGCTGCCCCAGCCGTGGCGGCGCTGAGCGATTCCCCGCGCGGGGATATCACCCGCATCGCTCCGGCCAAACGCGAGGTCCAGCGCCTCGCGCGCCTCGTGCCGGATAAGGGCAGCGTCGATCCCAGCCGCGTTGTGGCCGCCGCATTCCCCGATCAGGTGGCAAAGAGAATGGGCGATGACTACCTTCTGGCCAGCGGTACCCGCGCCCGATTATTAGAGGACAATGGTGCCGCATGGCTGGCCGTAGCGGAAGTGTCTCTTTCTAACGCTGGCAACGCCATCATCCGCGCCTTTACCCGCATCGACGAAGAGGCAGCGCTTGCAGCCATCGGCACCACTGAAGAAGTAACTGCGACCTTAAAGGATGGGAAAATCCGCGGGCGCAAAGTAACCCGCGCCGGCGCGATCGAGCTAAGTTCTACCCCCATCAAGGTCACCGGTGCCGCCGCCGAAGAAGCCCTTGCTGCCGGCATCCGCGAGCAGGGCCTAGGTCTTTTCTCTTTCAGCGAGAAAGCCCAGATCCTGCGCGATCGCCTTCGTCACCTCTACCGCAACTACGGCGCGCCTTGGCCAGACGTGGAGCAGGCGGATCCTGCCGAGTGGCTCGGCCCCGAGCTGCACCAGATTGCAGAAGGCACGCCTGCCTCCGCTATCGACGTCTACCCTGCTCTACAGCGACTTCTGCCCTGGCCGGAGGCAAGCAAGCTCGACGAACTCGCACCTGAGCGCCTACCCGTTCCTTCCGGCAGGGATGCAAAGATCGACTGGAGTGGCGAGCGTCCCGTGGTCTCCATCAAGCTGCAAGAGTGCTTTGGCTTGGCCGAATCCCCCGTATATTGCGGCCACCGCGTGCAATTCCACCTGCTCTCGCCTGCCGGCCGGCCGCTTGCCGTCACCGATGATCTGGCCAGCTTCTGGGCCGGGCCCTACCAGGGCGTGCGCGCCGATATGCGCGGGCGCTACCCCAAGCACCCGTGGCCCGAGGACCCGTGGACCGCACCTGCCACCGCCAAGACTAAAAAGCGGATGTAG
- a CDS encoding alpha-ketoglutarate-dependent dioxygenase AlkB family protein has protein sequence MLFDVSRPAVQVAPGVAHLPGWLSVSSQEALVSAVREVARAYAGTPMAMYRPRLKSGQMSVHQLHLGRFWHYETYRYVDNIEGTRVPPMLESLRELASPALRAAAEVAPELAPWAESFVPEMALVNYYPPGSGMGMHVDDFEESLAPVISLSIGDEALFRMGNTENRNKPWDDVLLGSGDLIVFGGPKRLAYHGVVRVNDATLPEGCGLREGRINITIRQVDARASLSC, from the coding sequence ATGCTTTTCGACGTCTCTCGCCCCGCCGTCCAGGTCGCGCCGGGCGTGGCGCATCTGCCAGGATGGTTGTCCGTGAGCAGCCAAGAAGCGTTGGTTTCTGCTGTTCGTGAGGTGGCGCGGGCTTATGCGGGCACGCCGATGGCGATGTATCGCCCACGTTTGAAGTCGGGGCAGATGAGCGTGCATCAGCTGCATTTGGGCAGGTTCTGGCATTACGAGACCTATCGTTACGTGGACAATATTGAGGGGACTCGAGTGCCGCCGATGCTGGAATCGTTGCGGGAGCTGGCGTCTCCGGCACTGCGCGCGGCTGCCGAGGTCGCGCCCGAGTTAGCGCCATGGGCTGAGAGCTTTGTTCCTGAGATGGCGTTGGTGAATTACTATCCACCGGGCTCGGGGATGGGCATGCACGTCGACGATTTTGAGGAATCCTTGGCGCCGGTAATTTCTCTATCCATTGGTGATGAAGCGCTGTTTCGGATGGGCAATACGGAAAACCGCAATAAGCCCTGGGATGACGTTCTGCTTGGTTCAGGGGATCTGATTGTCTTTGGCGGACCGAAGCGGCTGGCCTATCACGGTGTGGTGCGGGTTAATGACGCAACGTTGCCAGAAGGATGTGGTTTGCGGGAAGGGCGAATCAATATCACTATTCGCCAAGTTGACGCGCGTGCTAGTCTTTCTTGTTGA
- a CDS encoding sugar O-acetyltransferase, which produces MNLEQFGTWEKMSGGHWHLPGQTEQVRAEHARTFRLIKQFNELGSTDQDKAREILRELLPEESHVPGWFGPANVEFGCNLIIGEHVFINFNATILAQAKVTLGDRVMIGPNCSFITVSHPVNDHEMREGGWEIAKPITVGRNTWFGANVTVMPGVTIGEDCVIGAGTLVTRDIPDKSLVLGTPGRVVRKLNGDNLEREDLEGPVEGFGLT; this is translated from the coding sequence ATGAACCTCGAGCAATTCGGCACCTGGGAAAAAATGTCCGGCGGGCACTGGCACCTGCCGGGGCAGACGGAACAAGTACGCGCGGAGCACGCCCGTACTTTCCGCTTGATCAAGCAGTTCAACGAGTTAGGTAGCACCGATCAAGACAAAGCACGGGAAATTCTGCGGGAGCTGCTTCCGGAGGAATCCCATGTGCCGGGCTGGTTCGGGCCGGCCAACGTGGAGTTCGGTTGCAACCTCATCATAGGTGAGCATGTTTTCATCAATTTTAATGCCACCATCTTGGCCCAGGCCAAGGTCACGCTGGGGGATCGCGTGATGATTGGGCCCAATTGCTCCTTTATCACCGTGAGCCATCCGGTCAATGACCACGAGATGCGCGAGGGAGGTTGGGAGATTGCCAAACCGATCACCGTGGGCCGCAACACCTGGTTCGGGGCCAACGTCACCGTCATGCCCGGTGTCACCATTGGCGAGGATTGCGTCATTGGTGCGGGCACGCTCGTCACCCGCGATATCCCGGATAAGTCGCTGGTACTGGGCACTCCCGGCCGCGTGGTGCGCAAGCTCAATGGAGACAACCTCGAGCGCGAAGATCTCGAAGGCCCAGTGGAAGGCTTCGGGCTGACGTAG
- a CDS encoding aldehyde dehydrogenase family protein encodes MSTQNTLFDPTQTDLLKGVHADGAPKSLFINGKWEAAQSGDTRTIICPADGSTVGLVSEASDEDTERAIKVARESFDNGEWANTPAAERGKLVIRVADFIREHKELFASAESADTGKRYEESFGDMDDIANAFEYFGTLAQHQAGRVVDPQDPNLRSRIDAEPVGVCGLITPWNYPLLQVSWKVGPALAAGNTFVLKQAELTPHTAMLLMAALKECGLPDGVGNLITGAGANCGNPLSQHPDVDMVSFTGGLVTGKIIAKNAAETVKRTALELGGKNPNVIFADADFDVAVDNALNGAFFHSGQVCSAGSRIIVEESLHDKFIEALVARTNNIKIGGPTDDKAETGPLISADHREKVAAYVDKAREQGAKILTGGRAATSEDTNGQHGTGNTDLGKGVYYLPTIIDGATKDMECVHDEAFGPTVTIETFTTEEEAIAIANDTEYGLAGAVYTSDAGRAERVARALRHGTIWINDFHPYLPQAEWGGFKQSGNGRELGPTGLAEYQEHKHVYQNLAPAAWDQFGLQ; translated from the coding sequence TTGAGCACCCAGAACACTTTGTTCGACCCCACCCAGACCGACCTGCTGAAGGGCGTGCATGCTGATGGCGCCCCGAAGTCCCTGTTCATCAACGGTAAGTGGGAAGCCGCCCAAAGCGGCGACACCCGCACCATCATTTGCCCGGCCGATGGTTCCACCGTCGGTTTAGTCTCCGAGGCATCCGACGAGGACACCGAGCGCGCCATCAAGGTTGCCCGTGAAAGCTTTGATAACGGCGAGTGGGCTAATACCCCGGCCGCCGAGCGCGGCAAGCTGGTCATCCGCGTGGCCGATTTCATCCGCGAGCACAAGGAACTTTTCGCTTCCGCCGAGTCCGCTGATACCGGCAAGCGCTATGAGGAGTCCTTCGGCGATATGGATGACATCGCCAACGCCTTTGAGTACTTCGGCACCCTGGCCCAGCACCAGGCCGGCCGCGTAGTCGACCCGCAGGATCCCAACCTGCGATCGCGCATCGACGCCGAGCCCGTTGGCGTCTGCGGACTGATTACCCCGTGGAACTACCCGCTTCTGCAGGTCTCCTGGAAGGTCGGCCCGGCCCTGGCCGCCGGCAATACCTTCGTCCTCAAGCAGGCGGAACTCACTCCGCACACCGCGATGCTGCTCATGGCCGCCCTCAAGGAATGCGGATTGCCAGACGGTGTGGGCAACCTCATCACCGGCGCCGGTGCCAACTGCGGCAACCCACTGTCCCAGCATCCTGACGTCGATATGGTCTCCTTCACCGGCGGCCTGGTCACCGGCAAGATCATCGCAAAGAACGCTGCGGAGACCGTCAAGCGCACCGCGCTGGAGCTCGGTGGCAAGAACCCGAACGTCATCTTCGCCGACGCGGACTTCGACGTCGCTGTAGATAACGCCCTCAACGGCGCTTTCTTCCACTCCGGCCAGGTCTGCTCCGCGGGTTCCCGCATCATCGTGGAAGAATCCCTGCACGATAAGTTCATCGAGGCACTGGTGGCGCGCACCAACAACATCAAGATCGGCGGTCCGACCGACGATAAGGCGGAGACCGGCCCGCTCATCTCCGCCGATCACCGCGAGAAGGTCGCCGCTTACGTGGACAAGGCCCGCGAGCAGGGCGCCAAGATCCTCACCGGCGGCCGTGCCGCTACCAGTGAGGACACCAATGGCCAGCACGGTACCGGCAACACGGACCTGGGCAAGGGCGTGTACTACCTGCCGACCATCATCGATGGCGCCACCAAGGACATGGAGTGTGTCCACGACGAGGCCTTCGGCCCTACCGTGACCATCGAGACCTTCACCACCGAGGAGGAGGCCATCGCCATCGCGAATGACACCGAGTACGGCCTGGCTGGCGCCGTCTACACTTCCGACGCCGGCCGCGCCGAGCGCGTTGCCCGCGCCCTGCGCCATGGCACCATCTGGATCAACGACTTCCACCCGTACCTGCCGCAGGCAGAGTGGGGCGGCTTCAAGCAGTCCGGCAATGGCCGCGAGCTTGGCCCCACCGGCTTGGCCGAGTACCAGGAGCACAAGCACGTCTACCAGAACCTGGCCCCTGCGGCTTGGGACCAGTTCGGTTTGCAGTAA